A stretch of Synechococcus sp. MIT S9220 DNA encodes these proteins:
- the infC gene encoding translation initiation factor IF-3: MPPRPRFDRRAPVRELPNINDRINYPQLRVVDADGTQLGVIDREEALSVAKERELDLVLVSEKADPPVCRIMDYGKYKFEQEKKAKEAKKKSHQTEVKEVKMRYKIDQHDYDVRIGQAQRFLKAGDKVKCTVIFRGREIQHTALAEVLLRRMAKDLEEPAEIQQPPKREGRNMIMFLTPRKTPLAKQDEKEEAANKAVRTITAPPRAAAARQISKPAGNV, encoded by the coding sequence ATGCCACCACGTCCCCGTTTTGACCGCCGTGCTCCTGTCAGGGAGCTCCCCAACATCAACGATCGCATCAACTACCCACAGCTTCGTGTGGTGGATGCAGACGGCACTCAACTTGGAGTGATTGATCGGGAAGAAGCGTTATCAGTGGCCAAAGAAAGGGAACTGGATCTTGTTCTGGTGAGCGAAAAAGCTGATCCACCGGTTTGCCGGATCATGGATTACGGCAAATACAAATTCGAACAAGAGAAAAAGGCCAAGGAAGCCAAGAAAAAATCGCACCAGACCGAAGTTAAAGAGGTCAAGATGCGATACAAAATTGATCAGCACGATTACGACGTACGAATCGGCCAAGCCCAGCGTTTCCTCAAGGCTGGCGACAAAGTGAAATGCACCGTGATTTTCCGCGGCCGCGAGATTCAACACACCGCGCTTGCTGAGGTTTTGCTCAGGCGCATGGCCAAGGATCTTGAGGAACCAGCCGAGATCCAGCAGCCTCCCAAACGCGAAGGCCGCAACATGATCATGTTCCTCACACCGCGCAAAACGCCGCTGGCAAAGCAAGACGAAAAGGAAGAAGCTGCCAACAAAGCGGTACGCACGATCACAGCACCTCCGCGCGCGGCCGCAGCCAGGCAAATCAGCAAACCTGCTGGGAACGTCTAA
- the miaA gene encoding tRNA (adenosine(37)-N6)-dimethylallyltransferase MiaA → MSDPSPPAAPGSAQLTPLVVVLLGPTASGKTALALDLAERFELEILNIDSRQLYKEMNVGTAKPTADQRQRVTHHLLDLRRPDQPITLREFQDEALAAVNNSLEQRGAAFLVGGSGLYLKALTAGLKPPSVAPQPALRQQLAQLGQKACYQLLKDADPAAGQRIAAADAVRTQRALEVLYATGRPMSSQSSASPPPWRVLELGLNPANLRERISQRTEQLYAEGLMEETQQLKQRYGADLPLLQTIGYGEALQVLGGHLDRTNAIAQTTKRTQQFAKRQRTWFRRQHQPHWLSDTDPLNDASQQIEAGLG, encoded by the coding sequence ATGTCCGACCCCAGCCCACCAGCAGCGCCAGGATCAGCGCAGCTCACACCACTGGTGGTGGTGCTGCTGGGACCCACTGCCAGCGGCAAAACGGCTCTAGCCCTCGACCTCGCTGAACGTTTTGAACTGGAGATTCTGAACATCGATTCACGGCAGCTTTACAAGGAGATGAATGTGGGCACCGCCAAACCCACCGCCGACCAGCGACAACGAGTGACCCATCACCTCCTCGACCTGCGCCGACCTGATCAACCGATCACCCTGCGCGAATTTCAGGACGAGGCCCTTGCAGCGGTGAACAACAGCCTGGAACAACGAGGTGCTGCTTTCCTAGTGGGAGGAAGCGGGCTGTATCTCAAGGCACTCACTGCTGGGCTGAAGCCACCCTCGGTCGCACCTCAACCGGCACTGCGTCAGCAACTTGCACAACTAGGCCAAAAAGCCTGTTATCAACTCTTGAAGGATGCAGACCCTGCAGCAGGGCAACGGATCGCCGCGGCGGATGCAGTCCGCACCCAACGCGCACTGGAAGTGCTCTACGCCACTGGCAGGCCGATGAGCTCCCAGTCGAGTGCCAGCCCGCCTCCCTGGCGCGTGCTCGAACTCGGCCTCAATCCAGCCAACCTGCGCGAGCGGATCAGCCAACGCACGGAACAGCTCTATGCCGAGGGGCTGATGGAAGAAACCCAGCAACTCAAGCAGCGCTACGGAGCTGACCTGCCACTCCTGCAAACCATTGGCTACGGCGAAGCATTACAGGTGCTGGGAGGGCATCTCGATCGAACCAACGCCATCGCGCAAACAACCAAGCGCACGCAACAGTTCGCCAAGCGCCAACGCACCTGGTTCAGACGTCAACACCAGCCGCACTGGCTCAGTGATACCGATCCCTTGAACGATGCCAGTCAGCAGATCGAAGCCGGTCTAGGGTGA